In one Steroidobacteraceae bacterium genomic region, the following are encoded:
- a CDS encoding glycine zipper 2TM domain-containing protein, which translates to MLRRAAVLLCVLMTSAWIGQSLADPPEWAPAHGYRKKYRGYSGQEYDRDFAVRNGRCDREAIGAVLGGVAGGVIGNRVADPDNRVVGTVIGAAVGALVGAKIGREMDEGDRACMGHSFELAGAGRQVAWRNAITDTTYLLSAGPVSRRRDSNCRSYVLIVQRAGQKTRQRGVACRAGPGAWRLRDD; encoded by the coding sequence ATGTTACGTCGTGCTGCCGTTCTTCTGTGCGTGCTGATGACATCCGCCTGGATTGGCCAGTCGCTGGCCGATCCCCCGGAATGGGCGCCAGCGCACGGTTATCGCAAGAAGTATCGCGGTTACTCTGGGCAGGAATATGACCGCGATTTTGCGGTACGAAATGGTCGTTGCGATCGCGAGGCGATTGGCGCGGTACTCGGTGGCGTCGCGGGCGGCGTGATCGGCAACCGGGTTGCGGATCCGGACAACCGCGTCGTTGGCACCGTGATCGGCGCCGCCGTCGGCGCGCTGGTTGGCGCCAAGATCGGGCGGGAGATGGATGAGGGCGACCGCGCCTGCATGGGGCACAGCTTCGAGCTGGCCGGTGCTGGCCGACAGGTCGCCTGGCGCAATGCAATCACGGACACGACCTATCTGCTCTCCGCCGGCCCCGTTTCGCGCCGGCGCGACAGCAATTGCCGAAGCTACGTTCTGATCGTACAGCGCGCCGGGCAGAAGACGCGCCAGCGCGGAGTCGCATGCCGAGCCGGGCCCGGGGCCTGGCGTTTGCGTGATGATTGA
- a CDS encoding phosphoethanolamine--lipid A transferase: MNRPVVRSESLVLLIAGYLVLFANQTWWTGVLAGRSFAEVGNWWFALALGIALSAVHYVLFGLVAIGWFGRVVLSIAVIAAMAINYYMRTYGVVIDPTMMQNVLATDAREASEFISRQSVLSIVLPAVPPLFFIWWVRFRSLPWGRALAWRLLSMLIALVLAAACVFSVYRDFSSLMRNERGLRYRVTPANIIYGTLHNLWGPAGKPDGPRSIVAADARFVGSELERPRVLVIVVGETARAANFSLLGYSRDTNPQLLARNVVAFRDVTACGTSTEVSLPCMFSAVDRRDYDEDRIRTSEGLLDVLVRAGYRVFWRDNQSGCKGVCANPAIDSRTLRAKDNPQLCSADGCNDGVLAGALADILHEPSARVAIVLHMLGQHGPAYYQRYPRAYRVFTPTCDTAELRRCTREQVVNSYDNALRYTDAVLASIIDLLAAQQSRIDSAMLFVSDHGESLGESGLYLHGMPYAIAPDVQLQVPMVFWATSGFMQLTRLDENCLRQRAQQPAAHDNLFHSVLGILDVTTTAYDRSLDVLASCRNSADP, encoded by the coding sequence TTGAATCGTCCCGTCGTTAGATCCGAATCACTGGTATTGCTGATCGCGGGCTACCTGGTGCTGTTCGCCAACCAGACCTGGTGGACGGGCGTGCTCGCGGGCCGCAGCTTTGCCGAAGTCGGCAACTGGTGGTTTGCGCTTGCGCTCGGGATCGCGCTGTCCGCGGTCCATTATGTTCTCTTTGGACTTGTCGCCATTGGCTGGTTCGGACGAGTCGTGCTGAGCATCGCCGTGATCGCCGCTATGGCTATCAACTACTACATGCGCACCTATGGCGTCGTGATAGACCCTACGATGATGCAGAACGTCCTCGCGACGGATGCGCGCGAAGCGTCGGAGTTCATCAGCCGCCAGTCCGTTCTCTCGATCGTCCTGCCGGCCGTGCCGCCACTGTTCTTCATCTGGTGGGTACGTTTCCGGTCGCTACCCTGGGGACGCGCGCTGGCCTGGCGACTGCTCAGCATGTTGATCGCGCTGGTGTTGGCTGCGGCTTGCGTTTTCAGCGTCTATCGGGATTTCAGTTCCTTGATGCGAAACGAGCGCGGCCTGCGCTACCGGGTTACACCAGCGAACATCATTTACGGCACGTTGCACAACCTTTGGGGCCCTGCGGGGAAGCCGGATGGTCCGAGATCAATCGTCGCTGCCGACGCGCGCTTCGTTGGCAGCGAACTTGAGCGACCCAGAGTACTGGTGATCGTAGTCGGAGAGACTGCGCGAGCCGCGAACTTCTCCCTGCTCGGCTATTCCCGCGATACCAACCCGCAATTACTTGCGCGCAACGTGGTCGCCTTCCGTGACGTAACAGCCTGCGGAACGTCGACGGAAGTTTCCTTGCCGTGCATGTTCTCGGCGGTTGACCGGCGCGATTACGACGAGGACAGGATCCGCACCAGCGAAGGGCTGCTCGATGTGCTGGTGCGCGCCGGGTACCGTGTTTTCTGGCGCGACAACCAGTCCGGTTGCAAGGGTGTGTGCGCCAATCCGGCGATCGACTCGAGAACACTGCGGGCAAAGGACAATCCGCAACTGTGCAGTGCCGACGGCTGCAATGACGGCGTGCTGGCCGGTGCGCTCGCTGATATTCTGCACGAACCGTCGGCACGAGTCGCCATTGTGCTGCATATGTTGGGTCAGCACGGCCCGGCCTACTATCAGCGCTATCCACGCGCCTACCGCGTTTTCACACCGACCTGCGATACTGCTGAATTGCGCCGATGCACGCGCGAGCAGGTTGTCAATTCATATGACAATGCGTTGCGCTACACCGATGCCGTGCTCGCCAGCATCATCGACCTGCTTGCGGCGCAACAGTCGCGAATCGACAGTGCGATGCTGTTCGTTTCAGACCATGGCGAGTCGCTGGGCGAGTCGGGGCTCTATCTGCACGGTATGCCCTACGCGATAGCGCCGGACGTGCAATTGCAGGTGCCCATGGTGTTTTGGGCCACGAGCGGATTCATGCAGCTCACGCGGCTCGACGAGAATTGCCTGCGTCAGCGCGCGCAGCAGCCCGCGGCTCACGACAATCTCTTCCACTCGGTGCTCGGCATCCTCGATGTCACCACGACGGCGTACGACCGATCGCTCGATGTATTGGCGAGCTGCCGCAATTCAGCGGACCCCTAG
- a CDS encoding HupE/UreJ family protein — translation MFLRVPISGWRRVLCAVAMAAVPGVALAHQGVAAAGGFLSGFMHPLAGVDHLLAMVAVGIWGAFLGAPLIYLLPVTFPLMMVVGAILGIAGIDLPLIEAGVALSVVALGAAIAGAWRAPVALAVAIVAFFAVFHGFAHGKELPDAADPAAYAAGFVLATGGLHLCGIALGLVRRLSFGAPLLRGAGVLIAALGIWILLSRVSPA, via the coding sequence ATGTTCCTGCGCGTGCCTATATCCGGATGGCGGCGAGTCCTCTGCGCGGTTGCCATGGCGGCGGTACCTGGGGTCGCACTTGCCCACCAGGGCGTCGCGGCAGCCGGGGGATTCCTGTCCGGCTTCATGCATCCGCTCGCTGGGGTCGATCACCTGCTCGCCATGGTGGCGGTCGGGATCTGGGGCGCCTTCCTTGGCGCGCCTCTCATATATCTACTACCCGTGACCTTTCCCTTGATGATGGTGGTTGGCGCCATCCTCGGTATTGCAGGCATTGATCTGCCCCTGATCGAGGCCGGCGTGGCCCTGTCGGTCGTCGCGCTAGGCGCCGCCATTGCAGGGGCATGGCGAGCGCCTGTGGCACTTGCGGTGGCCATCGTGGCGTTCTTCGCAGTCTTTCACGGGTTCGCACATGGCAAGGAGTTGCCCGACGCGGCTGATCCCGCGGCCTATGCGGCGGGTTTCGTGTTGGCAACCGGTGGGCTGCATCTTTGCGGAATTGCGCTCGGGTTGGTTCGCCGATTGTCCTTCGGAGCGCCATTGCTGCGCGGCGCTGGTGTTCTGATCGCCGCGCTCGGCATCTGGATACTGCTCAGCCGTGTCTCGCCGGCCTGA
- a CDS encoding phosphatase PAP2 family protein: MNRFTHLWLPWSVYLPVFLALTLGHWDFRIAEHLFYDARLQHWLGTGTGEWWARDLIHTGGAWMVKLIAAATLIVWLSGYRIARLRDCRRDAAFAFFGIAAAVALIGVIKATSNMDCPWDLQLFGGERPFVGLFETRPGSLPRAKCFPGAHSGSAFALFVFYFIARQNRSKYSRQILVAALLLGAIFAFGQQARGAHFMSHDLTSAMLVWTLLYGLTSLRYRMPRHRRPQHALVNEES, encoded by the coding sequence TTGAATCGATTCACGCATCTGTGGTTGCCGTGGTCGGTGTATCTGCCGGTATTCCTCGCGCTCACGCTGGGGCACTGGGATTTTCGGATCGCCGAGCACCTGTTCTACGATGCCAGGCTGCAACACTGGCTGGGTACGGGAACCGGTGAGTGGTGGGCCCGCGACCTCATTCATACCGGCGGCGCCTGGATGGTCAAACTGATCGCGGCCGCAACCCTGATCGTGTGGCTGTCGGGTTATCGCATTGCGCGCTTGCGGGATTGCCGGCGCGACGCGGCATTCGCGTTCTTTGGCATCGCCGCGGCGGTCGCGCTGATCGGTGTCATTAAAGCGACCAGCAACATGGATTGCCCCTGGGATCTGCAGCTGTTCGGAGGTGAACGGCCGTTTGTCGGGCTTTTCGAGACGCGTCCCGGGAGCCTGCCTCGCGCGAAGTGCTTTCCGGGCGCACATTCGGGTTCGGCGTTCGCATTGTTCGTGTTCTATTTCATCGCCCGGCAGAACCGCTCGAAATACAGTCGGCAGATCCTGGTAGCGGCGCTGTTGCTTGGGGCGATTTTTGCTTTCGGCCAGCAGGCACGCGGTGCGCACTTCATGTCGCACGACCTGACCAGTGCGATGTTGGTGTGGACACTGCTGTACGGCCTGACGAGCCTACGCTACCGGATGCCCCGTCACCGTCGGCCGCAACACGCACTGGTTAATGAAGAGTCGTAG